In the genome of Pelecanus crispus isolate bPelCri1 chromosome 17, bPelCri1.pri, whole genome shotgun sequence, one region contains:
- the DSTYK gene encoding dual serine/threonine and tyrosine protein kinase isoform X1 — protein sequence MEGEGAPSWRGPGGGGGVIRELCRSFGHYNRHLARLQHNLRETKKFFRDVKYSQGHPFASAAVGEGPPTGAGDGAPRDGPAPGGQNFISFPRHEEEHLQRTVSWHPCLLILGQNCNAKCQLLNILLGEKLLPTTKISNEENCKRRRIRFTHGTQTRISLALPEQYELVHMMAAHRGHWDTIPEEDLEIHGDSEDPAHQIAELEVMLPYSLLKEVDVVVAPCRGFQSAEATLGEYVNQVLPVVIFAISEAELSSSDENELREIKEKFSLPIFFFKVPESGVELITPKKTDNEKSSLYCQLMDLEYLSTNHCSCGAPGPDADAQSMLVEQFEKLRLLSTFSRQVLQKHLVEAATSLNEVHCRCLNIFINQAFDMQRDLQITPKRLEYTRKKENELYESLMNIANRKQEEMKDMIIETLSNMKEELLEDAANMEFKDIIIPENGEPVSSKDIKCCIKQIQELIISRLNQAVANKLISSVDYLRESFVGTLERCLKSLEESWEVSVHPARSLEKSKDVSVHITSNYLKQILNAAYHVEVTFHSGSTVTRMLWEQIKQIIQRITWVSPPAITSDWKRKVAQDAIESLSASKLAKSICSQFRTRLNSSHEAFAASLRQLEDGHSGRLEKTEDLWLKVRKDHAPRLARLSLESRSLQDVLLHGKPKLGRELGRGQYGVVYLCDSWGGHFPCALKSVVPPDEKHWNDLALEFHYMRSLQTHERLVHLHGSVIDYGYGGGSSIAVLLIMERLHRDLYTGLKAGLELETRLQIALDVVEGIRYLHSQGLVHRDIKLKNVLLDKKNRAKITDLGFCKPEAMMSGSIVGTPIHMAPELFTGKYDNSVDVYAFGILFWYICSGHVKLPEAFERCASKDHLWNNVRRGVRPERLPVFDEECWQLMEACWDGDSSQRPLLGIVQPMLQGIMDRLCKSSSEHPNKGLDDST from the exons GACAgaatttcatttccttccctcGCCATGAGGAAGAGCATCTCCAGCGGACTGTGAGCTGGCACCCTTGCCTTCTGATTCTTGGCCAGAACTGTAATGCCAAATGCCAGTTACTCAACATACTGTTGGGTGAGAAGCTGCTCCCTACCACCAAAATCAGCAACGAGGAGAATTGTAAGAGGCGACGGATCCGTTTCACGCATGGGACACAAACACGGATTAGCCTAGCGCTGCCTGAGCAGTATGAACTGGTCCATATGATGGCAGCCCACCGAGGGCACTGGGACACGATACCAGAGGAGGACTTAGAAATTCATGGGGACAGTGAAGATCCTGCTCACCAGATAGCGGAGCTGGAGGTCATGCTGCCGTACTCACTACTTAAG GAAGTGGATGTGGTGGTAGCACCGTGTCGTGGATTCCAGTCTGCTGAAGCCACCTTGGGAGAGTACGTGAACCAAGTCTTGCCTGTTGTCATCTTTGCCATCAGCGAGGCTGAACTTTCCTCATCAGACGAGAATGAACTGCGCGAAATCAAGGAGAAATTCTCTTTgcccattttcttcttcaaagtgCCAGAGTCGGGGGTTGAGCTGATCACTCCTAAAAAAACTGATAATGAAAAGTCCTCCCTCTACTGCCAGCTGATGGACTTGGAGTACCTGAGTACCAACCACTGCAGCTGCGGGGCACCCGGTCCTGATGCTGATGCCCAAAGCATGCTGGTGGAGCAGTTTGAGAAGCTCCGTCTCCTAAGCACTTTTTCCAGGCAGGTGCTTCAGAAGCATCTCGTGGAAGCAGCTACCAGTTTAAATGAGGTGCACTGCCGCTGCCTGAACATCTTCATCAATCAGGCTTTCGACATGCAGCGAGACCTGCAGATCACCCCCAAGAGGCTAGAGTACACCCGCAAGAAGGAGAATGAGCTGTATGAGTCTCTGATGAACATTGCCAACCGCAAGCAAGAGGAGATGAAGGACATGATCATAGAGACTCTTAGCAATATGAAAGAGGAGCTCTTGGAGGATGCTGCTAATATGGAATTCAAAG ATATCATCATTCCTGAGAATGGAGAACCTGTTAGTTCCAAGGACATAAAGTGTTGTATTAAGCAAATTCAGGAACTGATTATTTCTCGATTAAACCAAGCAGTTGCCAACAAGTTAATTAGTTCAGTGGACTATCTGCGAGAGAGCTTTGTAGGGACTCTGGAGAGATGTCTGAAGAGCCTGGAGGAGTCTTGGGAGGTTTCAGTACATCCTGCAAGGAGTTTGGAGAAGTCAAAGGATGTTTCTGTACACATCACAAGCAATTATCTCAAACAG ATACTAAATGCAGCCTATCATGTTGAAGTCACTTTCCACTCTGGCTCAACAGTAACGAGGATGCTGTGGGAACAGATCAAACAG ATAATCCAGAGGATTACATGGGTCAGCCCACCTGCCATCACCAGTGACTGGAAGAGGAAAGTTGCTCAGGATGCTATCGAGAGCCTCAGTGCGTCCAAGTTAGCCAAGAGCATTTGCAGCCAGTTCCGGACCAGGCTAAACAGCTCCCATGAGGCTTTTGCAGCTTCTCTGCGACAG TTAGAAGATGGCCATTctggcaggctggagaaaacagaagaccTGTGGCTGAAGGTGCGGAAGGATCATGCTCCTCGGCTAGCACGGCTCTCGCTGGAGAGCAGGTCCCTCCAGGATGTGCTGTTACATG GCAAACCAAAGTTGGGCCGTGAGCTGGGCCGAGGACAGTATGGCGTGGTCTATCTGTGTGACAGCTGGGGAGGGCATTTCCCATGTGCACTGAAATCTGTTGTTCCTCCAGATGAGAAGCACTGGAATGACCTTGCACTTGAGTTTCACTATATGAG GTCTCTACAGACACATGAGCGGCTCGTCCATCTCCATGGTTCCGTGATAGATTACGGCTATGGAGGAGGCTCCAGCATTGCCGTCTTACTGATAATGGAACGCTTGCACAGAGACCTCTATACCGGACTAAAG GCTGGGCTAGAATTAGAAACACGATTACAGATTGCCTTGGATGTAGTTGAAGGAATCCGTTATCTTCACAGTCAGGGACTTGTGCACCGGGATATCAAACTTAAAAATGTCTTG CTTGACAAAAAGAATCGAGCCAAAATCACTGACTTGGGGTTCTGCAAACCAGAAGCCATGATGTCTGGCAGTATTGTAGGCACACCCATTCATATGGCTCCTGAGCTCTTTACAG GAAAGTACGATAACTCAGTGGATGTTTACGCATTTGGCATTCTGTTTTGGTACATTTGTTCGGGACATGTGAAGTTACCAGAGGCTTTTGAGAGATGTGCAAGCAAAGATCACCTTTGGAACAATGTTAGAAGAG GAGTTCGCCCGGAGCGTCTTCCGGTGTTTGATGAGGaatgctggcagctgatggaagCCTGCTGGGATGGAGACTCCTCCCAGCGCCCTCTCTTGGGGATTGTTCAACCTATGCTGCAGGGGATCATGGACAGGCTCTGCAAGTCAAGCTCTGAGCACCCAAATAAAGGGTTGGATGACTCTACTTGA
- the DSTYK gene encoding dual serine/threonine and tyrosine protein kinase isoform X2: MIRKRALLLRLFCECVHLTGFLGLALPAKEVDVVVAPCRGFQSAEATLGEYVNQVLPVVIFAISEAELSSSDENELREIKEKFSLPIFFFKVPESGVELITPKKTDNEKSSLYCQLMDLEYLSTNHCSCGAPGPDADAQSMLVEQFEKLRLLSTFSRQVLQKHLVEAATSLNEVHCRCLNIFINQAFDMQRDLQITPKRLEYTRKKENELYESLMNIANRKQEEMKDMIIETLSNMKEELLEDAANMEFKDIIIPENGEPVSSKDIKCCIKQIQELIISRLNQAVANKLISSVDYLRESFVGTLERCLKSLEESWEVSVHPARSLEKSKDVSVHITSNYLKQILNAAYHVEVTFHSGSTVTRMLWEQIKQIIQRITWVSPPAITSDWKRKVAQDAIESLSASKLAKSICSQFRTRLNSSHEAFAASLRQLEDGHSGRLEKTEDLWLKVRKDHAPRLARLSLESRSLQDVLLHGKPKLGRELGRGQYGVVYLCDSWGGHFPCALKSVVPPDEKHWNDLALEFHYMRSLQTHERLVHLHGSVIDYGYGGGSSIAVLLIMERLHRDLYTGLKAGLELETRLQIALDVVEGIRYLHSQGLVHRDIKLKNVLLDKKNRAKITDLGFCKPEAMMSGSIVGTPIHMAPELFTGKYDNSVDVYAFGILFWYICSGHVKLPEAFERCASKDHLWNNVRRGVRPERLPVFDEECWQLMEACWDGDSSQRPLLGIVQPMLQGIMDRLCKSSSEHPNKGLDDST; this comes from the exons ATGATCAGAAAAAGAGCATTGCTTCTCAGACTGTTTTGTGAGTGTGTACACCTCACAGGCTTTCTTGGGCTGGCCCTTCCAGCAAAG GAAGTGGATGTGGTGGTAGCACCGTGTCGTGGATTCCAGTCTGCTGAAGCCACCTTGGGAGAGTACGTGAACCAAGTCTTGCCTGTTGTCATCTTTGCCATCAGCGAGGCTGAACTTTCCTCATCAGACGAGAATGAACTGCGCGAAATCAAGGAGAAATTCTCTTTgcccattttcttcttcaaagtgCCAGAGTCGGGGGTTGAGCTGATCACTCCTAAAAAAACTGATAATGAAAAGTCCTCCCTCTACTGCCAGCTGATGGACTTGGAGTACCTGAGTACCAACCACTGCAGCTGCGGGGCACCCGGTCCTGATGCTGATGCCCAAAGCATGCTGGTGGAGCAGTTTGAGAAGCTCCGTCTCCTAAGCACTTTTTCCAGGCAGGTGCTTCAGAAGCATCTCGTGGAAGCAGCTACCAGTTTAAATGAGGTGCACTGCCGCTGCCTGAACATCTTCATCAATCAGGCTTTCGACATGCAGCGAGACCTGCAGATCACCCCCAAGAGGCTAGAGTACACCCGCAAGAAGGAGAATGAGCTGTATGAGTCTCTGATGAACATTGCCAACCGCAAGCAAGAGGAGATGAAGGACATGATCATAGAGACTCTTAGCAATATGAAAGAGGAGCTCTTGGAGGATGCTGCTAATATGGAATTCAAAG ATATCATCATTCCTGAGAATGGAGAACCTGTTAGTTCCAAGGACATAAAGTGTTGTATTAAGCAAATTCAGGAACTGATTATTTCTCGATTAAACCAAGCAGTTGCCAACAAGTTAATTAGTTCAGTGGACTATCTGCGAGAGAGCTTTGTAGGGACTCTGGAGAGATGTCTGAAGAGCCTGGAGGAGTCTTGGGAGGTTTCAGTACATCCTGCAAGGAGTTTGGAGAAGTCAAAGGATGTTTCTGTACACATCACAAGCAATTATCTCAAACAG ATACTAAATGCAGCCTATCATGTTGAAGTCACTTTCCACTCTGGCTCAACAGTAACGAGGATGCTGTGGGAACAGATCAAACAG ATAATCCAGAGGATTACATGGGTCAGCCCACCTGCCATCACCAGTGACTGGAAGAGGAAAGTTGCTCAGGATGCTATCGAGAGCCTCAGTGCGTCCAAGTTAGCCAAGAGCATTTGCAGCCAGTTCCGGACCAGGCTAAACAGCTCCCATGAGGCTTTTGCAGCTTCTCTGCGACAG TTAGAAGATGGCCATTctggcaggctggagaaaacagaagaccTGTGGCTGAAGGTGCGGAAGGATCATGCTCCTCGGCTAGCACGGCTCTCGCTGGAGAGCAGGTCCCTCCAGGATGTGCTGTTACATG GCAAACCAAAGTTGGGCCGTGAGCTGGGCCGAGGACAGTATGGCGTGGTCTATCTGTGTGACAGCTGGGGAGGGCATTTCCCATGTGCACTGAAATCTGTTGTTCCTCCAGATGAGAAGCACTGGAATGACCTTGCACTTGAGTTTCACTATATGAG GTCTCTACAGACACATGAGCGGCTCGTCCATCTCCATGGTTCCGTGATAGATTACGGCTATGGAGGAGGCTCCAGCATTGCCGTCTTACTGATAATGGAACGCTTGCACAGAGACCTCTATACCGGACTAAAG GCTGGGCTAGAATTAGAAACACGATTACAGATTGCCTTGGATGTAGTTGAAGGAATCCGTTATCTTCACAGTCAGGGACTTGTGCACCGGGATATCAAACTTAAAAATGTCTTG CTTGACAAAAAGAATCGAGCCAAAATCACTGACTTGGGGTTCTGCAAACCAGAAGCCATGATGTCTGGCAGTATTGTAGGCACACCCATTCATATGGCTCCTGAGCTCTTTACAG GAAAGTACGATAACTCAGTGGATGTTTACGCATTTGGCATTCTGTTTTGGTACATTTGTTCGGGACATGTGAAGTTACCAGAGGCTTTTGAGAGATGTGCAAGCAAAGATCACCTTTGGAACAATGTTAGAAGAG GAGTTCGCCCGGAGCGTCTTCCGGTGTTTGATGAGGaatgctggcagctgatggaagCCTGCTGGGATGGAGACTCCTCCCAGCGCCCTCTCTTGGGGATTGTTCAACCTATGCTGCAGGGGATCATGGACAGGCTCTGCAAGTCAAGCTCTGAGCACCCAAATAAAGGGTTGGATGACTCTACTTGA
- the RBBP5 gene encoding retinoblastoma-binding protein 5 isoform X2: MNLELLESFGQNYPEEADGTLDCISMALTCTFNRWGTLLAVGCNDGRIVIWDFLTRGIAKIISAHIHPVCSLCWSRDGHKLVSASTDNIVSQWDVLSGDCDQRFRFPSPILKVQYHPRDQNRVLVCPMKSAPVMLTLSDSKHVVLPVDDDSDLNVVASFDRRGEYIYTGNAKGKILVLKTDTQDLVASFRVTTGTSNTTAIKSIEFARKGSCFLINTADRIIRVYDGREILTCGRDGEPEPMQKLQDLVNRTPWKKCCFSGDGEYIVAGSARQHALYIWEKSIGNLVKILHGTRGELLLDVAWHPVRPIIASISSGVVSIWAQNQVENWSAFAPDFKELDENVEYEERESEFDIEDEDKSEPEQTGADAAEDEEVDVTSVDPIAAFCSSDEELEDSKALLYLPIAPEVEDPEENPYGPPPDAVQSSLTDEGIGSEKKRQSSSDGPQAPKKKPKTTNIELQGVPNDEVHPLLGVKGDGKSKKKQAGRPKGSKGKDKDSPFKPKLYKGDRGALPLEGAAKGKVQAELGQPLTGGAISELL, from the exons ATGAACCTGGAGCTGCTCG AGTCCTTCGGCCAGAACTACCCCGAG GAGGCCGATGGCACGCTGGACTGCATCAGCATGGCCCTGACCTGCACCTTCAATCGCTGGGGCACGCTGCTCGCCGTGGGCTGCAACGACGGGCGCATCGTCATCTGGGACTTCCTCACCAGGGGCATCGCCAAGATCATAAGCGCCCACATTCACCCCGTCTGCTCCTTATG CTGGAGTCGAGATGGGCACAAACTGGTGAGCGCTTCGACCGATAACATTGTGTCGCAGTGGGATGTGCTCTCTGGAGACTGTGACCAGAGGTTTCGATTTCCTTCGCCTATCTTGAAAGTTCAGTACCACCCTCGAGACCA aaacagaGTTTTGGTTTGTCCCATGAAGTCGGCGCCGGTGATGCTAACGCTATCAGACTCCAAACACGTTGTCCTACCTGTGGATGATGATTCTGATCTCAATGTCGTGGCCTCCTTTGACAGGCGAGGAGAATACATTTATACGGGCAATGCCAAGGGGAAG ATCTTGGTCTTAAAAACAGACACTCAGGATCTTGTTGCTTCCTTCAGAGTGACAACTGGAACCAGCAACACCACAGCTATTAAATCGATTGAATTTGCTCGGAAAGGAAG CTGCTTTTTAATAAACACAGCTGACCGGATAATCAGGGTGTACGATGGCCGTGAAATTCTAACTTGTGGACGAGATGGGGAGCCTGAACCAATGCAGAAGCTGCAGGATTTAGTGAACAG GACACCGTGGAAGAAGTGCTGTTTCTCTGGTGATGGCGAATATATAGTGGCAGGTTCAGCACGACAGCATGCCCTGTACATTTGGGAGAAGAGTATTGGAAACCTGGTGAAAATCCTCCACGGGACCAGAGGAGAGCTGCTCTTGGATGTAGCA TGGCATCCTGTCCGACCAATCATAGCTTCTATTTCAAGTGGTGTTGTGTCAATATGGGCTCAGAATCAAGTG GAAAACTGGAGTGCCTTTGCGCCTGACTTCAAAGAGCTGGATGAAAATGTAGAATACGAAGAGAGAGAGTCAGAGTTTGATATTGAAGATGAAGATAAGAGCGAACCAGAACAGACAG GTGCTGAtgctgcagaagatgaagaagtgGATGTAACTAGTGTGGATCCTATTGCTGCCTTCTGTAGCAG cgATGAAGAGCTGGAAGACTCCAAGGCTCTGCTTTACTTACCCATTGCTCCTGAAGTTGAAGATCCAGAAGAAAACCCCTACGGACCTCCTCCAGATGCGGTTCAGAGTTCTTTAACTGATGAGGGAATAGGTTCTGAGAAGAAGAGGCAGTCCTCCTCTGATGGACCTCAGGCACCAAAGAAGAAGCCCAAAACCACCAACATTGAACTACAAGGAGTACCTAATGATG AAGTCCATCCGCTGCTGGGTGTGAAGGGAGATGGTAAATCCAAGAAGAAGCAAGCAGGCAGGCCTAAAGGATCAAAAGGTAAAGACAAAGATTCTCCATTTAAACCGAAACTCTACAAAGGGGACAGAGGTGCTTTACCTCTGGAAGGAGCAGCGAAGGGTAAAGTGCAGGCGGAGCTGGGACAGCCTTTGACAG GTGGTGCAATCTCAGAATTGTTATGA
- the RBBP5 gene encoding retinoblastoma-binding protein 5 isoform X1 translates to MNLELLESFGQNYPEEADGTLDCISMALTCTFNRWGTLLAVGCNDGRIVIWDFLTRGIAKIISAHIHPVCSLCWSRDGHKLVSASTDNIVSQWDVLSGDCDQRFRFPSPILKVQYHPRDQNRVLVCPMKSAPVMLTLSDSKHVVLPVDDDSDLNVVASFDRRGEYIYTGNAKGKILVLKTDTQDLVASFRVTTGTSNTTAIKSIEFARKGSCFLINTADRIIRVYDGREILTCGRDGEPEPMQKLQDLVNRTPWKKCCFSGDGEYIVAGSARQHALYIWEKSIGNLVKILHGTRGELLLDVAWHPVRPIIASISSGVVSIWAQNQVENWSAFAPDFKELDENVEYEERESEFDIEDEDKSEPEQTGADAAEDEEVDVTSVDPIAAFCSSDEELEDSKALLYLPIAPEVEDPEENPYGPPPDAVQSSLTDEGIGSEKKRQSSSDGPQAPKKKPKTTNIELQGVPNDEVHPLLGVKGDGKSKKKQAGRPKGSKGKDKDSPFKPKLYKGDRGALPLEGAAKGKVQAELGQPLTAGGAISELL, encoded by the exons ATGAACCTGGAGCTGCTCG AGTCCTTCGGCCAGAACTACCCCGAG GAGGCCGATGGCACGCTGGACTGCATCAGCATGGCCCTGACCTGCACCTTCAATCGCTGGGGCACGCTGCTCGCCGTGGGCTGCAACGACGGGCGCATCGTCATCTGGGACTTCCTCACCAGGGGCATCGCCAAGATCATAAGCGCCCACATTCACCCCGTCTGCTCCTTATG CTGGAGTCGAGATGGGCACAAACTGGTGAGCGCTTCGACCGATAACATTGTGTCGCAGTGGGATGTGCTCTCTGGAGACTGTGACCAGAGGTTTCGATTTCCTTCGCCTATCTTGAAAGTTCAGTACCACCCTCGAGACCA aaacagaGTTTTGGTTTGTCCCATGAAGTCGGCGCCGGTGATGCTAACGCTATCAGACTCCAAACACGTTGTCCTACCTGTGGATGATGATTCTGATCTCAATGTCGTGGCCTCCTTTGACAGGCGAGGAGAATACATTTATACGGGCAATGCCAAGGGGAAG ATCTTGGTCTTAAAAACAGACACTCAGGATCTTGTTGCTTCCTTCAGAGTGACAACTGGAACCAGCAACACCACAGCTATTAAATCGATTGAATTTGCTCGGAAAGGAAG CTGCTTTTTAATAAACACAGCTGACCGGATAATCAGGGTGTACGATGGCCGTGAAATTCTAACTTGTGGACGAGATGGGGAGCCTGAACCAATGCAGAAGCTGCAGGATTTAGTGAACAG GACACCGTGGAAGAAGTGCTGTTTCTCTGGTGATGGCGAATATATAGTGGCAGGTTCAGCACGACAGCATGCCCTGTACATTTGGGAGAAGAGTATTGGAAACCTGGTGAAAATCCTCCACGGGACCAGAGGAGAGCTGCTCTTGGATGTAGCA TGGCATCCTGTCCGACCAATCATAGCTTCTATTTCAAGTGGTGTTGTGTCAATATGGGCTCAGAATCAAGTG GAAAACTGGAGTGCCTTTGCGCCTGACTTCAAAGAGCTGGATGAAAATGTAGAATACGAAGAGAGAGAGTCAGAGTTTGATATTGAAGATGAAGATAAGAGCGAACCAGAACAGACAG GTGCTGAtgctgcagaagatgaagaagtgGATGTAACTAGTGTGGATCCTATTGCTGCCTTCTGTAGCAG cgATGAAGAGCTGGAAGACTCCAAGGCTCTGCTTTACTTACCCATTGCTCCTGAAGTTGAAGATCCAGAAGAAAACCCCTACGGACCTCCTCCAGATGCGGTTCAGAGTTCTTTAACTGATGAGGGAATAGGTTCTGAGAAGAAGAGGCAGTCCTCCTCTGATGGACCTCAGGCACCAAAGAAGAAGCCCAAAACCACCAACATTGAACTACAAGGAGTACCTAATGATG AAGTCCATCCGCTGCTGGGTGTGAAGGGAGATGGTAAATCCAAGAAGAAGCAAGCAGGCAGGCCTAAAGGATCAAAAGGTAAAGACAAAGATTCTCCATTTAAACCGAAACTCTACAAAGGGGACAGAGGTGCTTTACCTCTGGAAGGAGCAGCGAAGGGTAAAGTGCAGGCGGAGCTGGGACAGCCTTTGACAG CAGGTGGTGCAATCTCAGAATTGTTATGA
- the RBBP5 gene encoding retinoblastoma-binding protein 5 isoform X3 — protein MNLELLESFGQNYPEEADGTLDCISMALTCTFNRWGTLLAVGCNDGRIVIWDFLTRGIAKIISAHIHPVCSLCWSRDGHKLVSASTDNIVSQWDVLSGDCDQRFRFPSPILKVQYHPRDQNRVLVCPMKSAPVMLTLSDSKHVVLPVDDDSDLNVVASFDRRGEYIYTGNAKGKILVLKTDTQDLVASFRVTTGTSNTTAIKSIEFARKGSCFLINTADRIIRVYDGREILTCGRDGEPEPMQKLQDLVNRTPWKKCCFSGDGEYIVAGSARQHALYIWEKSIGNLVKILHGTRGELLLDVAWHPVRPIIASISSGVVSIWAQNQVENWSAFAPDFKELDENVEYEERESEFDIEDEDKSEPEQTGADAAEDEEVDVTSVDPIAAFCSSDEELEDSKALLYLPIAPEVEDPEENPYGPPPDAVQSSLTDEGIGSEKKRQSSSDGPQAPKKKPKTTNIELQGVPNDEVHPLLGVKGDGKSKKKQAGRPKGSKAGGAISELL, from the exons ATGAACCTGGAGCTGCTCG AGTCCTTCGGCCAGAACTACCCCGAG GAGGCCGATGGCACGCTGGACTGCATCAGCATGGCCCTGACCTGCACCTTCAATCGCTGGGGCACGCTGCTCGCCGTGGGCTGCAACGACGGGCGCATCGTCATCTGGGACTTCCTCACCAGGGGCATCGCCAAGATCATAAGCGCCCACATTCACCCCGTCTGCTCCTTATG CTGGAGTCGAGATGGGCACAAACTGGTGAGCGCTTCGACCGATAACATTGTGTCGCAGTGGGATGTGCTCTCTGGAGACTGTGACCAGAGGTTTCGATTTCCTTCGCCTATCTTGAAAGTTCAGTACCACCCTCGAGACCA aaacagaGTTTTGGTTTGTCCCATGAAGTCGGCGCCGGTGATGCTAACGCTATCAGACTCCAAACACGTTGTCCTACCTGTGGATGATGATTCTGATCTCAATGTCGTGGCCTCCTTTGACAGGCGAGGAGAATACATTTATACGGGCAATGCCAAGGGGAAG ATCTTGGTCTTAAAAACAGACACTCAGGATCTTGTTGCTTCCTTCAGAGTGACAACTGGAACCAGCAACACCACAGCTATTAAATCGATTGAATTTGCTCGGAAAGGAAG CTGCTTTTTAATAAACACAGCTGACCGGATAATCAGGGTGTACGATGGCCGTGAAATTCTAACTTGTGGACGAGATGGGGAGCCTGAACCAATGCAGAAGCTGCAGGATTTAGTGAACAG GACACCGTGGAAGAAGTGCTGTTTCTCTGGTGATGGCGAATATATAGTGGCAGGTTCAGCACGACAGCATGCCCTGTACATTTGGGAGAAGAGTATTGGAAACCTGGTGAAAATCCTCCACGGGACCAGAGGAGAGCTGCTCTTGGATGTAGCA TGGCATCCTGTCCGACCAATCATAGCTTCTATTTCAAGTGGTGTTGTGTCAATATGGGCTCAGAATCAAGTG GAAAACTGGAGTGCCTTTGCGCCTGACTTCAAAGAGCTGGATGAAAATGTAGAATACGAAGAGAGAGAGTCAGAGTTTGATATTGAAGATGAAGATAAGAGCGAACCAGAACAGACAG GTGCTGAtgctgcagaagatgaagaagtgGATGTAACTAGTGTGGATCCTATTGCTGCCTTCTGTAGCAG cgATGAAGAGCTGGAAGACTCCAAGGCTCTGCTTTACTTACCCATTGCTCCTGAAGTTGAAGATCCAGAAGAAAACCCCTACGGACCTCCTCCAGATGCGGTTCAGAGTTCTTTAACTGATGAGGGAATAGGTTCTGAGAAGAAGAGGCAGTCCTCCTCTGATGGACCTCAGGCACCAAAGAAGAAGCCCAAAACCACCAACATTGAACTACAAGGAGTACCTAATGATG AAGTCCATCCGCTGCTGGGTGTGAAGGGAGATGGTAAATCCAAGAAGAAGCAAGCAGGCAGGCCTAAAGGATCAAAAG CAGGTGGTGCAATCTCAGAATTGTTATGA
- the TMEM81 gene encoding transmembrane protein 81 has product MKSLGNSHILGILLCAFYVRLVVSFGKVTIPAELKSAVAKVAVNATSCSVTCGLGFKLEEMCEITPTGERRNCTVRRSGCLTNWVCGLLHFTVPVGKPFQFSCLTSDTVGFGNQTYGYTWRLAQGLVTTKDTLFRPFKNPNPVVRFSPIRESDAGTYRCDVQMLKIFKVIKRVYFGVRVIKSDLVDLNFQKSLTWEQKLAANEEEGNTKNSTHEEVQELQHFWQGELFYEGLVGVGSGVIGGVLVNLVLYFLRKTLRRAGEK; this is encoded by the coding sequence ATGAAGTCCTTGGGGAACAGCCACATCCTTGGGATATTACTTTGTGCTTTCTATGTACGGTTGGTAGTTTCCTTTGGAAAAGTTACCatcccagcagagctgaagtCAGCTGTAGCGAAAGTTGCAGTCAACGCCACATCCTGCAGCGTCACCTGTGGGCTGGGCTTCAAACTGGAGGAGATGTGCGAGATCACTCCCACCGGAGAGAGGAGGAATTGTACCGTGCGCAGGTCTGGCTGCCTGACCAACTGGGTTTGTGGCTTACTCCACTTCACCGTCCCGGTGGGCAAACCCTTCCAGTTCAGCTGCCTGACCTCGGACACAGTCGGCTTTGGTAACCAAACATATGGCTATACGTGGAGGCTTGCCCAAGGCCTTGTCACCACAAAGGATACACTGTTCAGACCTTTCAAAAATCCCAATCCTGTCGTCAGATTTTCCCCTATCAGGGAGTCTGATGCAGGGACTTACCGATGTGATGTGCAGATGTTGAAGATATTCAAAGTCATCAAGAGGGTCTACTTTGGGGTCAGAGTGATCAAAAGTGACTTAGTGGATCTAAACTTTCAAAAATCCTTGACCTGGGAACAGAAGTTAGCAGCAAACGAGGaggaaggaaacacaaaaaacaGCACCCATGAAGAAGTGCAAGAGCTGCAGCACTTTTGGCAAGGAGAATTGTTTTATGAAGGCTTGGTAGGAGTTGGAAGTGGAGTGATAGGGGGTGTCTTGGTGAACTTGGTGCTCTACTTCTTGCGGAAGACTTTGAGGAGAGCTGGAGAGAAATGA